A region from the Pseudonocardia petroleophila genome encodes:
- a CDS encoding O-antigen ligase family protein — protein MTATTTDDVAPPRLLGVVWMLLVVNVLGFLPSSGTVIPLPKAAGQVITMGALAVAFGLALLVNPRIRVRPSAYLLLLAALALVAVASSLLLESGAGSLLRTARLVVFVATLWLLCRWWRSDLALVRIHLRALCAVLLVVALGILVTPGPAFSGPGGRLVGALWPIPAPQVGQYCAVATGLALLMGIAGRLSRRDVLLVAVPAVAMLLLSHTRTALAGLVVGLLVAVLSMVRTDGRARRALLGATAVGGVGAVLLGDTVLTWLQRGQDASELTSLTGRQKVWDALLAADRTPWEHLFGIGLTDKSFNGLAIDSSWLSTYQELGVVGVTITAAVLLVLLGVALLRPPGPARACALFLVVYCAVASYTEVGLGDASAYLLHLAVAASLLVAPAPVRAPVGREVAA, from the coding sequence ATGACGGCGACGACCACCGACGACGTCGCGCCGCCGCGGCTGCTCGGCGTCGTCTGGATGCTGCTGGTGGTCAACGTCCTGGGCTTCCTGCCGTCGTCGGGCACCGTCATCCCGCTGCCGAAGGCGGCCGGCCAGGTGATCACGATGGGCGCGCTGGCCGTCGCGTTCGGCCTGGCCCTGCTGGTCAACCCGCGGATCCGGGTCCGCCCGTCGGCGTACCTCCTGCTGCTGGCGGCGCTGGCGCTGGTCGCGGTGGCCTCGAGCCTGCTGCTGGAGTCCGGGGCGGGGTCGCTGCTGCGCACGGCCCGGCTCGTCGTGTTCGTGGCCACCCTGTGGCTGCTGTGCCGGTGGTGGCGCTCGGACCTCGCGCTCGTGCGCATCCACCTCCGCGCGCTCTGCGCGGTGCTGCTGGTCGTCGCGCTCGGCATCCTCGTGACGCCCGGTCCGGCCTTCTCCGGGCCGGGCGGGCGCCTGGTGGGCGCGCTGTGGCCGATCCCGGCACCGCAGGTCGGGCAGTACTGCGCGGTGGCCACCGGCCTCGCGCTCCTGATGGGCATCGCGGGCCGGCTCTCCCGGCGCGACGTGCTGCTGGTCGCGGTGCCGGCGGTCGCCATGCTGCTGCTCAGCCACACCCGCACCGCGCTCGCCGGGCTGGTCGTGGGGCTCCTCGTCGCGGTGCTGAGCATGGTGCGCACCGACGGGCGGGCCCGCCGCGCCCTCCTCGGCGCGACGGCGGTCGGCGGGGTCGGCGCCGTCCTGCTCGGCGACACCGTCCTGACGTGGCTGCAACGCGGCCAGGACGCGAGCGAGCTCACCAGCCTCACCGGCCGGCAGAAGGTGTGGGACGCCCTGCTGGCGGCGGACCGCACCCCGTGGGAGCACCTGTTCGGGATCGGCCTGACCGACAAGTCCTTCAACGGGCTCGCGATCGACAGCAGCTGGCTGTCGACCTACCAGGAGCTCGGCGTCGTCGGGGTGACGATCACGGCCGCCGTGCTGCTCGTGCTGCTGGGCGTCGCGCTGCTGCGGCCGCCGGGGCCGGCGCGGGCGTGCGCGCTGTTCCTCGTCGTCTACTGCGCGGTGGCGTCCTACACCGAGGTCGGGCTGGGCGACGCCTCGGCGTACCTGCTGCACCTCGCGGTGGCGGCGTCGTTGCTGGTCGCGCCCGCGCCCGTGCGGGCCCCCGTCGGCCGGGAGGTCGCGGCGTGA
- a CDS encoding glycosyltransferase gives MRVLVVHNRYRSGQPSGEDRVVDREVALLAGAGHVVDRFERRSDDIAAMPLPRRAAVPLLVPWNPAVRTELRDHLLATVPDVVHVHNTFPLLSPSVVAACADAGVPLVATLHNYLQVCPSGTLYRDGAACTACVGGSPVPAVRHGCYRGSRVASVPMALNHAVNRRRWWSGVTTFFCISDAQRRVLLDAGMPGGKLVVKHNVVDEPASRRAGPGEHVLFLGRLTVEKGVRLLMTAWDELAAAGGTGLPLVIAGSGPLEDEVRGWAAGRADVRVAGLQDPAGCADLTARATAVVVPSTWLEAFGLVVVEAMAAGVPIVAAGHGAPAELVVDGVTGLLHEPGHAGSLAAALRAAVADPDRNARMGAAARLRYEEAFTPAAGLDALVAGYRSAISPAPGVPV, from the coding sequence CTGCGCGTGCTCGTCGTGCACAACCGGTACCGCTCCGGCCAGCCGAGCGGCGAGGACCGGGTGGTCGACCGGGAGGTCGCGCTGCTCGCCGGCGCCGGGCACGTCGTCGACCGCTTCGAGCGGCGCAGCGACGACATCGCCGCGATGCCGCTGCCGCGCCGCGCCGCGGTGCCGCTGCTGGTCCCGTGGAACCCGGCGGTCCGCACCGAGCTGCGGGACCACCTGCTGGCCACCGTCCCGGACGTGGTGCACGTGCACAACACGTTCCCGCTGCTGTCGCCGTCGGTGGTGGCCGCCTGCGCCGACGCCGGGGTGCCGCTGGTCGCGACGCTGCACAACTACCTGCAGGTCTGCCCGTCGGGCACGCTCTACCGGGACGGTGCGGCCTGCACGGCCTGCGTCGGCGGGTCCCCGGTCCCGGCCGTCCGGCACGGCTGCTACCGCGGGTCGCGGGTCGCGTCGGTGCCGATGGCCCTCAACCACGCGGTCAACCGGCGCCGCTGGTGGTCGGGCGTCACCACGTTCTTCTGCATCTCCGACGCCCAGCGCCGCGTGCTCCTCGACGCGGGGATGCCCGGCGGGAAGCTGGTCGTCAAGCACAACGTCGTGGACGAGCCCGCGTCCCGCCGCGCCGGACCGGGGGAGCACGTGCTGTTCCTGGGCCGGCTGACGGTCGAGAAGGGCGTGCGGCTGCTCATGACGGCCTGGGACGAGCTCGCGGCGGCGGGCGGGACCGGGCTGCCGCTGGTGATCGCCGGCAGCGGGCCCCTGGAGGACGAGGTCCGGGGCTGGGCGGCGGGGCGCGCGGACGTGCGCGTCGCCGGCCTGCAGGACCCGGCGGGCTGCGCCGACCTCACCGCCCGGGCGACGGCGGTCGTCGTGCCCTCGACGTGGCTGGAGGCGTTCGGCCTCGTGGTGGTCGAGGCGATGGCCGCCGGGGTGCCGATCGTGGCGGCCGGGCACGGGGCCCCCGCCGAGCTCGTCGTCGACGGCGTCACCGGTCTGCTGCACGAGCCCGGTCACGCCGGGTCGCTGGCCGCGGCCCTGCGCGCCGCGGTGGCCGACCCGGACCGCAACGCGCGCATGGGCGCGGCCGCCCGGCTCCGCTACGAGGAGGCGTTCACCCCGGCGGCCGGTCTCGACGCGCTCGTCGCCGGCTACCGCTCCGCGATCTCGCCGGCTCCCGGGGTCCCCGTCTGA
- a CDS encoding class I SAM-dependent methyltransferase — MNESDVRDFWNAHPCGDHIVGGLHGGFGDDHERFFAAYDAWRYDQEGHIPACLDRFDFRDKRVLEIGLGQGAESEQLIRRGARWSGLDLTAESVDRVRTRLALRDLPHVDLRQGSATAIPWPDASFDVVFSHGVLHHVPDIRTAQAEIHRVLRPGGTLVAMLYARRSLNYQVSIRVLRRAVLAAAYPLRRTRLLGSAPPLLRAHLANAEEAGLRRYLRLDEFTHRSTDGPHNPYARVYSPREVIADFPGFTLVESFRRYLHAPPLPVGGLPGAARLERHLGWHLWVRLQADEHRGRSA, encoded by the coding sequence GTGAACGAGAGCGACGTCCGCGACTTCTGGAACGCGCATCCGTGCGGCGACCACATCGTCGGCGGACTGCACGGCGGCTTCGGCGACGACCACGAGCGCTTCTTCGCCGCCTACGACGCCTGGCGCTACGACCAGGAGGGCCACATCCCGGCGTGCCTGGACCGGTTCGACTTCCGGGACAAGCGGGTGCTGGAGATCGGGCTGGGGCAGGGTGCGGAGTCCGAGCAGCTGATCCGGCGGGGCGCCCGGTGGTCCGGGCTGGACCTCACCGCCGAGTCGGTCGACCGCGTCCGCACCCGGCTGGCGCTGCGCGACCTGCCGCACGTCGACCTGCGCCAGGGGAGCGCGACGGCGATCCCGTGGCCCGACGCCTCCTTCGACGTGGTCTTCAGCCACGGCGTGCTGCACCACGTGCCCGACATCCGCACCGCGCAGGCCGAGATCCACCGCGTCCTGCGGCCCGGCGGCACGCTGGTCGCGATGCTCTACGCCCGCCGCTCGCTGAACTACCAGGTCAGCATCCGCGTCCTGCGCCGTGCGGTGCTGGCGGCGGCCTACCCGCTGCGCCGCACCCGGCTGCTGGGATCGGCCCCGCCCCTGCTGCGCGCGCACCTGGCCAACGCCGAGGAGGCCGGGCTGCGCCGCTACCTGCGGCTCGACGAGTTCACCCACCGCAGCACCGACGGCCCGCACAATCCGTACGCCCGGGTCTACTCCCCGCGCGAGGTGATCGCGGACTTCCCGGGCTTCACGCTGGTCGAGTCGTTCCGCCGGTACCTGCACGCCCCGCCGCTGCCCGTCGGCGGGCTCCCGGGCGCAGCGAGGCTGGAACGGCACCTCGGCTGGCACCTGTGGGTGCGGCTGCAGGCGGACGAGCACCGCGGCCGGTCCGCATGA
- a CDS encoding class I SAM-dependent methyltransferase — MVGTVIGRARRMGGAALDVVERTLTAAGLGESAEKLTADARSYWQQGDGDRWRGDSHWRDASVFAGNDLWSETGRRHLDLFHRLARVVERTGPLGTVLEWGCGGGANAVHFAPGAAEFVGVDIARATLDECGRQVAAVTATPFRPVLVDPADPEAAVFGLRGSVDVLTCFYVFELIVSQDYGARLLRIAAELLADDGLAMVQIKYDTGSFGTRPRRRNYRSRLASMTTYRIDEFWSLAVECGLVPEAVHLVPRNELDERYAYFLLSKPAGGHPGGPA; from the coding sequence ATGGTCGGCACGGTGATCGGCCGGGCCCGCCGGATGGGGGGCGCCGCGCTGGACGTGGTGGAGCGGACGCTCACCGCGGCCGGTCTGGGCGAGTCGGCCGAGAAGCTCACGGCCGACGCCCGCAGCTACTGGCAGCAGGGCGACGGCGACCGGTGGCGCGGCGACTCCCACTGGCGCGACGCGAGCGTCTTCGCCGGCAACGACCTGTGGTCGGAGACCGGGCGCCGGCACCTGGACCTGTTCCACCGCCTCGCCCGCGTGGTGGAGCGGACGGGCCCGCTCGGCACGGTGCTGGAGTGGGGGTGCGGTGGCGGCGCGAACGCCGTCCACTTCGCGCCGGGGGCCGCGGAGTTCGTCGGCGTCGACATCGCGCGGGCCACCCTGGACGAGTGCGGGCGCCAGGTCGCGGCCGTCACCGCGACGCCGTTCCGCCCCGTGCTGGTCGACCCGGCCGATCCGGAGGCCGCCGTCTTCGGGCTGCGCGGCTCCGTCGACGTCCTCACCTGCTTCTACGTGTTCGAGCTGATCGTGTCGCAGGACTACGGCGCCCGGCTGCTGCGGATCGCGGCCGAGCTCCTCGCCGACGACGGGCTGGCCATGGTGCAGATCAAGTACGACACCGGCTCGTTCGGCACCCGGCCGCGACGGCGCAACTACCGGTCCCGCCTGGCCAGCATGACGACGTACCGCATCGACGAGTTCTGGTCGCTCGCGGTGGAGTGCGGGCTGGTCCCGGAGGCCGTGCACCTCGTCCCCCGCAACGAGCTCGACGAGCGCTACGCCTACTTCCTGCTGTCGAAGCCCGCGGGCGGGCACCCCGGAGGACCGGCGTGA
- a CDS encoding glycosyltransferase family 2 protein, whose protein sequence is MTEQRTSEVPVQRTPPDEAPAPRTPRLSIGLPVYNGERYLPEALRGLLGQTFGDFELVVSDNASTDATEAICRAAAERDPRVRYVRQPRNIGLAGNHNAVFTLARGELFKWAADDDVYDPDLLARCVAALDAAPGAVLAHCWTAVLDEETGETTRLTYPLTSAAPRVADRFRSLLWDSGGDDDYGVIRSEVLRRVRPYDSFYNADRTLVAELALHGPFVQVPEWLYVRREHAARSSRGRRDIRAWCASYDRRRADRLRHPVVRLLAEYAWAYVTAIHRSPLRPGERLACYGHLLAWLLGRAATSVTRGIGAHPVGSVAD, encoded by the coding sequence GTGACCGAGCAGCGCACGAGCGAGGTCCCCGTCCAGCGCACCCCGCCCGACGAGGCCCCCGCACCCCGCACGCCGCGGCTGAGCATCGGCCTGCCCGTCTACAACGGCGAGCGCTACCTCCCCGAGGCGCTGCGGGGCCTGCTCGGCCAGACCTTCGGCGACTTCGAGCTCGTCGTCTCCGACAACGCCTCCACCGACGCCACCGAGGCGATCTGCCGCGCCGCCGCCGAGCGCGACCCCCGCGTCCGCTACGTCCGCCAGCCCCGCAACATCGGGCTGGCGGGCAACCACAACGCCGTGTTCACCCTCGCCAGGGGCGAGCTGTTCAAGTGGGCCGCCGACGACGACGTCTACGACCCCGACCTGCTGGCGCGCTGCGTCGCGGCGCTGGACGCCGCGCCCGGCGCCGTGCTCGCCCACTGCTGGACCGCGGTGCTCGACGAGGAGACGGGCGAGACGACCCGGCTGACCTACCCGCTGACCAGCGCCGCCCCGCGGGTGGCCGACCGCTTCCGCAGCCTGCTGTGGGACAGCGGAGGCGACGACGACTACGGGGTGATCCGGTCGGAGGTCCTGCGGCGGGTCCGGCCCTACGACAGCTTCTACAACGCCGACCGCACCCTCGTGGCGGAGCTGGCGCTGCACGGCCCGTTCGTCCAGGTCCCGGAGTGGCTCTACGTGCGGCGGGAGCACGCGGCCCGGTCCAGCCGGGGCCGCCGCGACATCCGGGCCTGGTGCGCCAGCTACGACCGGCGCCGGGCCGACCGGCTGCGCCACCCGGTCGTGCGCCTGCTCGCCGAGTACGCGTGGGCCTACGTCACGGCGATCCACCGCTCGCCGCTGCGCCCCGGGGAACGGCTCGCCTGCTACGGCCACCTCCTGGCGTGGCTGCTGGGCCGGGCCGCCACGTCCGTCACCCGCGGCATCGGGGCCCACCCGGTCGGGTCCGTCGCGGACTGA